The following coding sequences lie in one Niabella agricola genomic window:
- a CDS encoding DoxX family protein, translating into MKIVKQIVFTLFALMFLNAGLNKFFNYMPVPKLTPEQMEAFGAFMKIKWLMPLLATMETTGGILVIIPKTRALGALVLFPIMTGILLHHFTMDPSGLPMVLPMALILIWIIIDNRKKYLPMAQ; encoded by the coding sequence ATGAAAATTGTAAAACAGATCGTCTTTACCCTGTTTGCATTGATGTTCCTCAATGCCGGCCTCAACAAATTTTTTAATTACATGCCGGTGCCCAAGCTCACCCCGGAGCAAATGGAAGCCTTCGGTGCCTTTATGAAAATAAAATGGCTGATGCCCCTGTTGGCAACCATGGAAACTACAGGAGGTATCCTGGTGATCATTCCCAAAACGCGGGCATTGGGCGCGCTGGTCCTTTTCCCGATCATGACCGGTATTCTCCTGCATCATTTCACGATGGACCCCTCCGGTTTACCAATGGTGCTGCCTATGGCACTGATCCTGATCTGGATCATCATCGACAACCGGAAAAAGTACCTGCCGATGGCGCAATAA
- a CDS encoding GxxExxY protein produces MTENELSKIVFDAALKVHQQLGPGLLESAYEACLFYELCKSGLFIRKQNALPLIYEEIKLDADYRVDLMIENKLIVEIKAVESLNDIHLAQVLTYLKLSGCKLGLLINFNVTLIKNGIKRIANHL; encoded by the coding sequence ATGACAGAGAATGAATTGTCCAAAATTGTATTTGATGCTGCGTTAAAAGTGCATCAGCAGTTAGGCCCCGGATTATTAGAAAGCGCCTATGAAGCATGTTTGTTTTATGAGTTGTGCAAAAGCGGGCTTTTTATCCGGAAACAAAATGCGCTGCCACTCATTTACGAGGAAATAAAGCTGGATGCAGATTATCGCGTGGATCTGATGATCGAGAATAAACTGATTGTGGAAATAAAAGCCGTGGAATCACTCAATGATATTCATTTGGCGCAGGTGCTGACCTATTTAAAACTTTCGGGTTGTAAACTCGGATTGTTGATCAATTTTAATGTAACCCTTATTAAGAATGGAATCAAAAGAATTGCAAATCATTTATGA
- a CDS encoding phosphoribosylpyrophosphate synthetase — translation MRQIQTAIAALRTAAALSILVSTYKRSTFDRQKLLVMNAQTPHYSYDTLSEAVDDLIRRGYTEDFLAMEEKDCLYCNQHSLELSPEEFEIDEVYRFEGMTDPADESIVFAISSQKHQIKGTVINSFGADFGYRSSKLVAHLKQHRGG, via the coding sequence ATGCGTCAGATACAAACGGCTATTGCCGCATTGCGGACTGCTGCTGCTCTGTCTATCCTCGTTTCCACTTATAAAAGGAGTACCTTTGACAGACAAAAGCTCCTTGTTATGAATGCCCAAACGCCTCATTATAGTTACGACACCTTAAGTGAAGCCGTAGATGACCTGATCCGTCGTGGATATACGGAAGACTTCCTGGCAATGGAAGAAAAGGATTGTCTTTATTGCAACCAGCACTCCCTGGAATTGTCGCCGGAAGAATTTGAGATTGATGAAGTGTATCGTTTTGAAGGGATGACCGATCCGGCAGATGAAAGCATTGTGTTTGCGATCTCCTCTCAAAAGCACCAGATCAAGGGAACAGTGATCAACAGCTTTGGAGCGGATTTCGGATACCGTTCTTCCAAGCTGGTAGCGCATCTGAAACAGCACCGGGGCGGATAA
- a CDS encoding GAF domain-containing protein — MQTKLLDLAKWKAVRIDGLENALSFDPLIQYLKDRISRETTVKKHFFEFVLEKLLANPHLKEELMPEEMVHFKDELELVYCLVEPALAEEQKTIWALSVPLDPQIICGTDAFYEMMEGNNEVLHRSMIQSIQDKSMVQKRMEFVYSVIFEKLYGQQIPIGNEVSYAMSYVEDGLPRYFKINIDTRFVDVIAKGELPPLNLIEWAKDIKGEDYDWSQGIKQLPLHLFKFRGLAVITVTEITQEHAVERIKEVVLSRHRFALKEDTEQVIHSLKVLMGSPAIEFGLLPNLRVNNKLVFTLESGNNSILLQPNHCIDNGKSFQKLAEEYLNHPKPVLIDETVQTEDARQLLQFLNMAGIQAYALFPIFHSNEVAGVLEIYSYKKDVLNLQSLVKLKDAIPVIAQLLKNAIDEFDNHLDSIVKDKFTALQPAVQWKFNEAAWNYLRDNRLSSDQKRTIGKVSFKKVYPLYGAIDIRNSTIERNKAMAADAAFQLELLIGLLDQIRERTGLLLVDDMIGKCRKWLSGISHDIRDSEYGKLNEFLENKITPFLKDLNEKDRELRPLIQPYLVEIESNTGSVLKHIRVFDNALKTVNNTINARLEQFNNELQSFYPFYFEKFRTDGFEFDIYIGQDIAPHKPFSRYYLQNLRLRQLQVMAEIARETHALLPRLEIPLQTTQLIYIRSAPIDIVFRQDEHKFDVEGSYNIRYQVIKKRIDKVRILQTGERLTQPGKIALVYLNESETREYRDYIAYLQEEGLLLNDLEAVELEELQGVTGLRALRVGINVEKRDEVVPDEFTGATKEA; from the coding sequence ATGCAAACCAAATTACTCGATTTAGCAAAATGGAAAGCCGTGCGCATCGACGGGTTAGAGAATGCGCTTTCCTTTGACCCGCTGATCCAATATCTTAAAGACCGGATCAGCCGGGAAACAACTGTAAAAAAACATTTTTTTGAATTTGTTCTTGAAAAACTGCTGGCCAATCCGCATCTGAAAGAAGAACTGATGCCGGAAGAGATGGTGCATTTTAAAGATGAGCTCGAATTGGTGTACTGTTTGGTAGAGCCGGCGCTTGCAGAAGAGCAAAAAACGATATGGGCACTAAGCGTGCCCCTGGATCCCCAGATCATATGTGGCACGGATGCCTTTTACGAGATGATGGAGGGCAATAATGAGGTCTTACACCGGTCCATGATCCAGTCGATACAGGACAAATCCATGGTGCAGAAACGGATGGAATTTGTGTATTCGGTCATCTTTGAAAAACTGTATGGCCAGCAGATTCCGATTGGTAACGAGGTAAGTTATGCCATGTCCTATGTAGAAGACGGATTGCCCCGGTATTTTAAAATCAATATCGATACGCGGTTTGTGGATGTAATCGCCAAGGGAGAACTGCCACCGCTTAACCTCATTGAGTGGGCAAAAGATATAAAGGGCGAGGACTATGACTGGAGCCAGGGGATCAAACAGCTGCCGCTGCATTTATTTAAGTTCAGAGGGCTGGCCGTCATTACTGTAACAGAAATCACGCAGGAACATGCGGTAGAGCGCATCAAGGAAGTGGTGCTCAGCAGGCACCGGTTTGCTCTAAAAGAAGATACCGAACAGGTGATTCATTCATTAAAAGTGCTAATGGGGAGTCCTGCCATCGAATTTGGCCTGCTGCCCAACCTCCGGGTGAACAATAAGCTGGTATTTACGCTTGAAAGCGGCAATAACAGTATCCTGCTGCAGCCCAATCATTGCATCGACAACGGGAAAAGTTTTCAGAAACTGGCAGAGGAATACCTGAATCATCCCAAACCGGTATTGATCGATGAAACGGTTCAGACAGAAGATGCCAGGCAATTACTGCAGTTTTTAAATATGGCCGGTATCCAGGCCTATGCGTTGTTCCCGATTTTTCACAGCAACGAAGTTGCCGGTGTGCTGGAGATTTACTCTTATAAAAAAGATGTGCTCAATCTTCAAAGCCTGGTGAAGCTGAAAGACGCCATCCCGGTCATTGCACAATTGCTAAAAAATGCAATAGATGAGTTTGATAACCACCTGGACAGTATTGTAAAAGACAAGTTTACCGCTCTGCAACCGGCCGTTCAATGGAAATTTAACGAGGCGGCATGGAATTATCTGCGCGATAACCGCCTGTCGTCGGATCAGAAGCGGACAATCGGTAAAGTATCGTTTAAAAAAGTATACCCGCTTTACGGAGCGATTGATATCCGCAATTCTACCATCGAGCGAAATAAAGCGATGGCGGCCGATGCTGCCTTTCAGCTGGAACTATTGATCGGTTTGCTGGACCAGATCCGTGAACGGACCGGATTGTTGCTGGTAGACGATATGATCGGAAAATGCCGGAAATGGCTTTCCGGTATCAGTCATGATATCCGGGATTCTGAATACGGCAAGCTCAATGAGTTCCTGGAAAATAAAATAACTCCGTTCCTGAAGGATCTGAATGAAAAGGACCGGGAATTGCGGCCGCTTATTCAACCCTACCTGGTGGAGATTGAAAGCAATACCGGAAGTGTACTTAAGCATATCAGGGTATTTGACAATGCGCTCAAAACCGTGAATAATACGATCAATGCCCGGCTGGAGCAATTCAATAATGAGCTTCAGAGCTTCTATCCTTTCTATTTTGAAAAATTCAGGACCGACGGTTTTGAGTTTGATATCTATATCGGCCAGGATATTGCGCCGCATAAACCCTTCAGCCGGTATTACCTGCAAAACCTGCGGTTAAGGCAACTGCAGGTAATGGCAGAGATTGCACGGGAAACACATGCGCTGCTGCCCCGGTTGGAAATACCCCTGCAAACCACTCAGCTGATCTATATCCGTTCGGCGCCTATCGATATTGTTTTCCGGCAGGATGAGCACAAGTTTGATGTGGAGGGCAGTTATAATATCCGGTACCAGGTGATCAAAAAAAGAATCGATAAAGTGCGGATTCTGCAAACGGGAGAGCGGCTTACGCAACCGGGAAAGATTGCGTTGGTATACCTCAATGAAAGCGAAACCCGCGAGTACCGGGATTATATTGCCTATCTGCAGGAAGAAGGACTGCTGCTGAACGATCTGGAGGCTGTGGAGCTTGAAGAGTTGCAGGGCGTGACTGGCCTCCGTGCATTGCGGGTGGGGATAAATGTTGAGAAAAGGGATGAAGTTGTTCCCGATGAATTTACTGGTGCCACAAAGGAGGCCTAG